A stretch of DNA from Thermoplasmatales archaeon:
AGCCATGCCGGTATTCCCAGGAATCCACTCGAGATGAAAAGTATCGTCTTCGATGCTACAAAGTACCAGTATGAAAACATGGCAATTGAAAATATATATAGCGGCAAAAGGAACTTAATGGGTTCATTAATATCGTATTTGATCTTGTAAAATAAGAATATGCCTACTGTACCTACCAGATACATAAAAGTAGAAAGCTCATGGGACATAATCAGCAAGACAGATGAAACCAAGAATGGAAAAATGTAAACTTTTCTATCGATGTACTTAATTGCAAATAATACAGTCAACAGGCCAAAGAAGTGTCCAAAAACCAGTATAGAAGACATGGATGTTTGAAATGCTTGAATAGGATCTACTGCGAGGAGGAGGGCGCTTAACAAAGCAATCCTCAGATCCTTAGTTAAATATTCGGCAATGAAAAATATTAAAACAACGGTCAAACCCCCTAGGATCTGTGGAACAGTCATCAACAGTTCGCGAACGCCTATGCCTGTCATTGAACTTAGCGAGTAAATCGTAACGTACATCACAGGGAAATCGCCGTAACCAGCACCGCCCCAAGGAGAAGGAAAGGTCGTCATTACGGAACCCTTTCTTACATAGTCCTGTAAAATTGTATAATATATACCAAAATCGTTACCCCAACCATAATTTCCGAATGTTGGGATCAACCTAATCAAAATAGCAAGCAAAGCTATTAATCCTAGGTATATAAATACATTTTTTCGCATTAATATCATGAATCACTAACAAGGCTTAAAAGGTTTGCATTATATAATTGTATAGAACATTTATATAATTATAGTCTTTATTAGAGTTCATGAGGGAAAGTACACAGTTAATCGTAGTCAAATGTGACTATCGCACAATTGCTCAGTGATCCTTTTCTTCAGCATGTGTTATCTGTAAATGGTCTCGTCTACTACATTGAACGAAGAACAGCTAAGGGTTTAAACTCCTAACATATTCTTCGACTTTCTTTATTCCCTGTTCTAAAGGAGTGAAATCTTTTATTACCGGTTTGGTCGCAAATAGTGCTTCGGCTTCCTCCAGCACATAAGGTTGATATTTAACACTGATCTGTCTCCCTGTGGCCTTCTCGATCATATCAATCAGGTCATTTACTGAAGTACCTATGCCAGTCCCAACCTGATAATCGCCTGGTTCAATCTTTTCATTGGCTATTAGGTCTACCACTTTTTTCATATCTCCGACGTAAAAATAGTCCCTCTTGTGCCTGCCATCGCCGTAAACCACCGCCTCTTTACCCTCTATGGCAGCTCTAGTAAATAGGAATACTGAACCTTTCTGGCTTCCAGGGCCATAAATATTAAAAAATCTCAAAATATACGCCTTTGTGTTGTACAATTTCCTGTAAAGTTCTATCCATTGTTCGGAGTGAACTTTCGACAGAGAATATGGGTTGGTAGGCTTCGCGGAAGATCCAGAAGTAGGAAAGACGAATGTGGATCGGTCCTTTCTCGCTTTATCAAGGAAGCGTAATGTTAGCGCTAAGTCGTCGTCAAAGTACTCATATGGCATCTCTATAGACTTTCTTATTAGTCCCCTGGCGGCCATATGAATTATTAGGTCAAAATGTCCTTGTGGAAGCTCATCACCTATGTCCATCCCAGATACTTCATAGTCGTTATTCTTTGTTAAGTAAGAGAAAATATGACCTCCTATGAAGCCCTTGTGGCCTGTTACTAAAATCCTCATTGTGCCATGATTGATTGTATTCTATTAAATTGTTCCTTGAAACGATTTTACTCGACTAAAAGAATAGCACTGAAATCAATAAAACAACCATAAAAGCGACGATCATATAGACCATATACCAGCCGACTGAACTGTTCATAAATCCTCTAGTAATCAGTCTACAAGCTCTGCGGTAGTTTATACCAACGACTATCATTGATGACCAAAAGACATCTACTACAGAAAGATTATGACCATATGTGTCTGTTTTTGTTCTCAGTATTTTTTTAAGCATTATCTTTATGTTACCGGAATATGCAAAAGAAGTGTATGGTGGCGAAACTGGAGATCCCCCATTCCACGCTGGCGCGATTCTGGTCTCGGGTCCCCTGAAAATCGCATACGCTACGAGCGAAAATACCGATATCAACAAAATAACGTAATCCGGAGAAATCAAACCGAAATCTCCGGCACCGAATCTACTTTCGATCATGAGGCCTTTAAACACGAGAACGGACGGTATTCCTGAAAGAAATAATTGCGGGACTATCAAAACTGATAATGCGAAAAGTGCTACAACCGCCAGACCCACGAAGAAAACAACGAAAGACTGTAGTTTCTCTGGATTTCCTACCTGTCTTCTGAACAAATTTGTAAAGAAGAAAATCTTAAGCATCGCGCCAGTCACCATACCTTCTGACACAGCTATTATCGAACCCGATATTATCGCGACTATTCCGGTATAGCCTCCAATGAAAGCTTGCATGAAGAACGATTCTAAGAGCATCCAAACAGCTAAGCCTCCAATTGTGGGAAACAGTCCGGAAAGAGAAATTATGCTCAACATGGTTCCAGCTCTTCCAAAGATGTTATTTTTGGTTCTCACTTGACTGAAGTACTCGCCTGAAGAGTTTCCCACGGCCAGGAAGAGACCGGTCTTCGAGAGCGAATGTGAAAATGTGAATATTATTATCGTTACTAGTACAAATTGCTTAAGCAAAGCGTCTGAGGAAATCAGGAAGAGCCCGAATGCGGATAAAATTGCTGCCTGGTTCTCTATTGTACTGAAGCCGCCAAGCATCTTCATGTTTTCAGAGATATATGCGTATATTGACGCAAAGAATATTGATATACCACCAATGACAAGAAAGATCAATCCTACGTAATACAACCCCGGACTTCCTACACTGATTTCTACCAATCTGAAGATAATGTATACACCCATAACCGTCATTGTTGCACTGAATATTGCAGAGGCACTTGCTGGCGCACTCCCGTGTGCTATAGGCAGCCATTCGCTTATCAAAAAGGGAGTCATGCCCATTTTTATGAGTGCCCCAAATCCGATTAAAATAAGAGGGATTGCGCTGTGCAAAGATGCGAATGCGAATGTCGTAAATCCCGATAATGAAAATGCATACAGAATTCCCGCAATGAGGAATATGGTACTTAACTCACTAAAGACCATAAATGTGAAAGCGGCGGGCGAATCTCGTTTGTTAAGTGCTATGATCAAGTAAGATGGAATAGACATAACCTCCCATCCCACAATGAGGAGTACGTAATTGTTGGCAGTTAAGATCACAAACATACCCAGTATTGTTACCGATAGGAGCGAGGGTAACCACTTCCCATAGCTTTCTCCATAAGACAGTGAATATATGCCAACTATTATCCATACAATGGATACTATTAACGAAAAGTATGTAATTTCATTTCCAGGTTGGAACTGTAGATACCCGAATATAATCGATCCTGTCACTATAAGGAGATAG
This window harbors:
- a CDS encoding NAD-dependent epimerase/dehydratase family protein, translated to MRILVTGHKGFIGGHIFSYLTKNNDYEVSGMDIGDELPQGHFDLIIHMAARGLIRKSIEMPYEYFDDDLALTLRFLDKARKDRSTFVFPTSGSSAKPTNPYSLSKVHSEQWIELYRKLYNTKAYILRFFNIYGPGSQKGSVFLFTRAAIEGKEAVVYGDGRHKRDYFYVGDMKKVVDLIANEKIEPGDYQVGTGIGTSVNDLIDMIEKATGRQISVKYQPYVLEEAEALFATKPVIKDFTPLEQGIKKVEEYVRSLNP